The following coding sequences lie in one Eschrichtius robustus isolate mEscRob2 chromosome 17, mEscRob2.pri, whole genome shotgun sequence genomic window:
- the OTUD6B gene encoding deubiquitinase OTUD6B isoform X1: MEAVLTEELDEEEQLVRRHRKEKKELQAKIQGMKNAVPKNDKKRRKQLTEDVAKLEAEMEQKHKEELEQLKLTSKESKIDSVAVNISNLVLENQPFRISKAQKRRDKKAALEKEREERIAEAEIESLTGARHVESEKLAQILATRQLEIKQIPSDGHCMYRAIEDQLKEQDCSLTVAALRCQTADYMQSHMEDFLPFLTNANTGDMYTSEEFRKYCDDIINTAAWGGQLELRALSHILRTPIEIIQADSPPLVVGEEYPKNPLILVYMRHAYGLGEHYNSVKRLVNTASENCS; encoded by the exons ATGGAGGCAGTCTTGACTGAGGAGCTTGATGAGGAGGAGCAGCTGGTGAGAAGGCATCGCAAAGAGAAGAAGGAGTTGCAAG CCAAAATTCAGGGTATGAAGAATGCTGTCCCCAAGAATGACAAAAAGAGGAGGAAGCAACTTACTGAAGATGTTGCTAAGTTAGAAGCAGAAATGGAACAGAAACATAAAGAGGAGCTGGAGCAATTGAAGCTGACTTCTAAGGAGAGTAAA ATAGATTCTGTTGCTGTCAATATTTCAAACTTGGTTCTTGAGAATCAGCCGTTTCGGATATCAAAAGCACAAAAGAGACGG GACAAAAAAGCTGCACTGGAAAAGGAGCGGGAAGAAAGGATAGCTGAAGCTGAAATTGAAAGCTTAACTGGAGCTAGACATGTAGAAAGTGAAAAACTTGCTCAAATATTGGCAACTAGACAGTTGGAAATTAAACAGATTCCATCTGATGGCCACTGTATGTATAGAGCCATTGAAGATCAACTGAAAGAACAGGACTGCAGTCTGACTGTAGCTGCCTTAAGATGTCAGACTGCTGACTATATGCAAAGCCACATGGAAGACTTTCTGCCATTTTTAACAAATGCTAATACAGGAGATATGTATACTtcag AAGAGTTTAGAAAGTACTGTGATGATATCATAAACACCGCTGCATGGGGAGGTCAGCTTGAG ctaaGAGCCCTGTCTCACATTTTACGAACACCAATAGAGATAATACAGGCAGATTCTCCTCCTCTTGTAGTTGGTGAAGAATATCCAAAAAACCCATTAATACTTGT ttatatgAGACATGCATATGGCTTAGGAGAACACTACAATTCTGTTAAACGGTTGGTGAACACAGCTAGTGAAAATTGCAGCTAG
- the OTUD6B gene encoding deubiquitinase OTUD6B isoform X3 — protein MIFKDKKAALEKEREERIAEAEIESLTGARHVESEKLAQILATRQLEIKQIPSDGHCMYRAIEDQLKEQDCSLTVAALRCQTADYMQSHMEDFLPFLTNANTGDMYTSEEFRKYCDDIINTAAWGGQLELRALSHILRTPIEIIQADSPPLVVGEEYPKNPLILVYMRHAYGLGEHYNSVKRLVNTASENCS, from the exons ATGATATTCAAG GACAAAAAAGCTGCACTGGAAAAGGAGCGGGAAGAAAGGATAGCTGAAGCTGAAATTGAAAGCTTAACTGGAGCTAGACATGTAGAAAGTGAAAAACTTGCTCAAATATTGGCAACTAGACAGTTGGAAATTAAACAGATTCCATCTGATGGCCACTGTATGTATAGAGCCATTGAAGATCAACTGAAAGAACAGGACTGCAGTCTGACTGTAGCTGCCTTAAGATGTCAGACTGCTGACTATATGCAAAGCCACATGGAAGACTTTCTGCCATTTTTAACAAATGCTAATACAGGAGATATGTATACTtcag AAGAGTTTAGAAAGTACTGTGATGATATCATAAACACCGCTGCATGGGGAGGTCAGCTTGAG ctaaGAGCCCTGTCTCACATTTTACGAACACCAATAGAGATAATACAGGCAGATTCTCCTCCTCTTGTAGTTGGTGAAGAATATCCAAAAAACCCATTAATACTTGT ttatatgAGACATGCATATGGCTTAGGAGAACACTACAATTCTGTTAAACGGTTGGTGAACACAGCTAGTGAAAATTGCAGCTAG
- the OTUD6B gene encoding deubiquitinase OTUD6B isoform X2, protein MKNAVPKNDKKRRKQLTEDVAKLEAEMEQKHKEELEQLKLTSKESKIDSVAVNISNLVLENQPFRISKAQKRRDKKAALEKEREERIAEAEIESLTGARHVESEKLAQILATRQLEIKQIPSDGHCMYRAIEDQLKEQDCSLTVAALRCQTADYMQSHMEDFLPFLTNANTGDMYTSEEFRKYCDDIINTAAWGGQLELRALSHILRTPIEIIQADSPPLVVGEEYPKNPLILVYMRHAYGLGEHYNSVKRLVNTASENCS, encoded by the exons ATGAAGAATGCTGTCCCCAAGAATGACAAAAAGAGGAGGAAGCAACTTACTGAAGATGTTGCTAAGTTAGAAGCAGAAATGGAACAGAAACATAAAGAGGAGCTGGAGCAATTGAAGCTGACTTCTAAGGAGAGTAAA ATAGATTCTGTTGCTGTCAATATTTCAAACTTGGTTCTTGAGAATCAGCCGTTTCGGATATCAAAAGCACAAAAGAGACGG GACAAAAAAGCTGCACTGGAAAAGGAGCGGGAAGAAAGGATAGCTGAAGCTGAAATTGAAAGCTTAACTGGAGCTAGACATGTAGAAAGTGAAAAACTTGCTCAAATATTGGCAACTAGACAGTTGGAAATTAAACAGATTCCATCTGATGGCCACTGTATGTATAGAGCCATTGAAGATCAACTGAAAGAACAGGACTGCAGTCTGACTGTAGCTGCCTTAAGATGTCAGACTGCTGACTATATGCAAAGCCACATGGAAGACTTTCTGCCATTTTTAACAAATGCTAATACAGGAGATATGTATACTtcag AAGAGTTTAGAAAGTACTGTGATGATATCATAAACACCGCTGCATGGGGAGGTCAGCTTGAG ctaaGAGCCCTGTCTCACATTTTACGAACACCAATAGAGATAATACAGGCAGATTCTCCTCCTCTTGTAGTTGGTGAAGAATATCCAAAAAACCCATTAATACTTGT ttatatgAGACATGCATATGGCTTAGGAGAACACTACAATTCTGTTAAACGGTTGGTGAACACAGCTAGTGAAAATTGCAGCTAG